The Dioscorea cayenensis subsp. rotundata cultivar TDr96_F1 chromosome 19, TDr96_F1_v2_PseudoChromosome.rev07_lg8_w22 25.fasta, whole genome shotgun sequence genome includes a window with the following:
- the LOC120250054 gene encoding SNAP25 homologous protein SNAP33-like: MSNMNTSKKPAAKAKIANPFDSDSENEFDPKKSNDKFKNNGRRDSEGFDNMSVQELQNYAANKAEETTEKTHDCLRIAEMIREDASNTLVTLHKQGEQITRTHQSAVQIDQDLSRGEMLLGSLGGFFSKPWKAKKTRQIKGPSITADDQLKTKVSHIEQRDKLGLTSKSNPRQYAEATSAMQKVEIEKAKQDDALSDLSNILGDLKGMAVDMGSELDRQNIALDHLHDDVDELNQRVKGANQRARRLIGK, encoded by the exons ATGTCCAACATGAACACATCAAAGAAACCTGCAGCCAAAGCGAAGATTGCTAACCCTTTTGATTCTGATTCCGAGAATGAATTTgatccaaaaaaatcaaatgataaatTCAAGAACAACGGTCGTCGGGACTCTGAAGGATTCGATAACATGTCTGTGCAAGAGCTGCAAAACTACGCAGCAAACAAGGCGGAAGAAACGACAGAAAAAACACACGATTGCTTGAGGATTGCCGAAATGATTCGTGAAGATGCCTCGAACACTCTTGTAACATTGCATAAACAAGGGGAGCAGATCACAAGAACTCATCAATCTGCTGTACAGATCGATCAAGATCTTAGTCGA GGTGAGATGCTTTTGGGAAGTCTTGGAGGCTTTTTCTCGAAGCCCTGGAAGGCGAAGAAAACGCGGCAGATCAAAGGACCTTCCATTACTGCAGATGATCAACTGAAAACGAAAGTAAGTCACATAGAGCAGAGAGATAAATTGGGATTAACATCGAAATCAAATCCTAGACAGTATGCTGAAGCTACATCTGCAATGCAGAAAGTTGAG ATTGAGAAGGCAAAGCAGGATGATGCCCTCTCAGATTTAAGTAATATATTGGGTGACCTGAAGGGAATGGCTGTGGACATGGGTTCCGAACTTGATAG GCAAAACATTGCGCTGGATCATTTgcatgatgatgttgatgagcTGAATCAAAGAGTGAAAGGAGCGAATCAACGAGCCCGTCGATTAATCGGAAAATAA